The Humulus lupulus chromosome 4, drHumLupu1.1, whole genome shotgun sequence genome has a window encoding:
- the LOC133829880 gene encoding uncharacterized protein LOC133829880, producing MRISSSLFQWALLCSCALSFCQASSEAPGIKDEDTFFPLPKTPSFKKHYDFFHRPIPGFEKTLPPPTPIYKPEPKPEPKVEPKPKPEPKSENKPKPKPETKPKPEPKPEIKPKPKPEITPKPKPKCEPEPETKPKPKPKPETKPKPKPKKESKPKPKSEPKPETKPKPKPKMETKPKPEPKPKPEPKPTIPIQKPYPHPFFKKPPFHQPIFKFPHPKKPCPPSSS from the exons ATGAggatttcttcttctcttttccaaTGGGCACTTCTATGCTCATGTGCTCTGAGTTTCTGCCAAGCTTCTTCAG AGGCTCCAGGTATTAAAGATGAAGATACGTTTTTTCCATTACCAAAGACACCATCTTTTAAGAAACATTATGACTTTTTTCATCGCCCCATTCCAGGATTTGAAAAGACTCTTCCTCCACCAACTCCCATTTACAAGCCAGAACCAAAGCCGGAGCCAAAAGTAGAGCCGAAACCAAAGCCAGAGCCAAAATCAGAGAACAAACCAAAGCCAAAACCAGAGACCAAACCAAAGCCAGAGCCAAAACCAGAGATCAAACCAAAGCCAAAGCCAGAAATCACACCAAAGCCAAAGCCAAAATGCGAGCCCGAACCAGAGACCAAGCCGAAACCAAAGCCCAAACCAGAGACCAAGCCGAAACCAAAGCCCAAAAAAGAGTCAAAGCCAAAGCCAAAATCTGAACCCAAACCAGAGACCAAGCCAAAACCAAAGCCAAAAATGGAgacaaaaccaaaaccagaaccaAAACCAAAGCCAGAGCCAAAGCCAACCATTCCAATTCAGAAGCCATATCCCCATCCTTTCTTTAAGAAGCCACCATTTCATCAACCCATTTTTAAGTTCCCACATCCTAAGAAGCCATGTCCTCCCTCATCTTCTTAA
- the LOC133828812 gene encoding uncharacterized protein LOC133828812, which yields MRISSSLFQWALLCLCALSFCQASSEDTGIKDEDMFFPLPKTPSFKKHYDFFHRPIPGFEKPLPPTTPIYKPEPKSEPKVEPKPDTKPKPEPKSEIKPKPKPEPKPEIKPKPKPKCEPKPETKPKPKPKEKSKPKPKSEPKPETKPKPKPKIETKPKPEPKPEPKPTIPIQKPYPHPFFKKPPFHQPIFKFPHPKKPCPPSSS from the exons ATGAggatttcttcttctcttttccaaTGGGCACTTCTGTGCTTATGTGCTCTGAGTTTCTGCCAAGCTTCTTCAG AGGATACAGGTATTAAAGATGAAGATATGTTTTTTCCATTACCAAAGACACCATCTTTTAAGAAACATTATGACTTTTTTCATCGCCCCATTCCAGGGTTTGAAAAGCCTCTTCCTCCAACAACTCCCATTTATAAGCCAGAACCAAAGTCGGAGCCAAAAGTAGAGCCAAAACCAGATACCAAACCAAAGCCAGAGCCAAAATCAGAGATCAAACCAAAACCAAAGCCAGAGCCTAAACCAGAAATCAAACCAAAACCAAAGCCAAAATGCGAGCCCAAACCAGAGACCAAACCGAAACCAAAGCCCAAAGAAAAGTCTAAACCAAAACCAAAATCTGAACCCAAACCAGAGACCAAGCCAAAACCAAAGCCAAAAATAGAgacaaaaccaaaaccagaaccaAAGCCAGAGCCAAAGCCAACCATTCCAATTCAGAAGCCATATCCCCATCCTTTCTTTAAGAAGCCACCATTTCATCAACCCATTTTTAAGTTCCCACATCCTAAGAAGCCATGTCCTCCCTCATCTTCTTAA